The following proteins are encoded in a genomic region of Victivallis lenta:
- a CDS encoding DMT family transporter, with protein MKLKSETAAHLTALATILIWGTTFISTKVLLREFSPIEILFLRFLLGFAALHLVRGKLPFRSWKEERLYAGAGLTGVTLYFLFENIALTYTLASNVGVLVTVAPFFTALLSCFYLRGERPDLRFYAGFVLALAGVTLIMFSGSMTLKLNPAGDILALLAAFVWAVYSVLMKKIGQLGHPMAACTRRTFLYGLAFMLPALFFLDFSPAWGALRKPVNLCNFLYLGLGASALCFATWNRAVKILGAVRTSVYIYLVPVVTVITAVLILHERITLPASCGMALALAGLILSETRRRTR; from the coding sequence CTGAAACTGAAATCCGAAACCGCTGCCCATCTGACGGCGCTGGCCACGATCCTGATCTGGGGAACCACCTTCATCTCCACCAAAGTGCTGCTGCGGGAGTTTTCGCCGATCGAAATCCTGTTCCTGCGCTTTCTGCTCGGTTTTGCGGCCCTGCATCTGGTCCGCGGCAAACTGCCGTTCCGGAGCTGGAAGGAGGAGCGGCTCTACGCCGGCGCGGGGCTGACCGGCGTAACGCTCTATTTTCTGTTCGAAAACATCGCGCTGACCTATACGCTCGCCTCGAACGTCGGTGTGCTGGTCACGGTCGCTCCGTTCTTCACGGCCCTGCTCTCCTGTTTCTACCTGCGCGGGGAGCGGCCCGATCTGCGTTTCTACGCCGGTTTCGTTCTTGCGCTCGCCGGAGTCACGCTCATCATGTTCTCCGGCAGCATGACGCTGAAACTGAATCCGGCCGGCGACATCCTCGCACTGCTCGCCGCTTTTGTGTGGGCGGTCTACTCGGTGCTGATGAAAAAGATCGGGCAGCTCGGGCATCCGATGGCGGCCTGTACGCGCCGGACTTTCCTTTACGGGCTCGCCTTCATGCTGCCGGCGCTCTTCTTTCTCGATTTCTCCCCGGCGTGGGGAGCGTTGCGAAAACCGGTCAATTTGTGCAATTTCCTCTATCTCGGGCTCGGCGCGTCGGCGCTCTGCTTCGCGACCTGGAACCGGGCCGTCAAAATCCTCGGCGCGGTCAGGACCAGCGTCTACATCTACCTGGTCCCGGTTGTGACCGTCATCACTGCCGTGCTGATTCTGCATGAACGGATTACGCTCCCGGCGTCATGCGGCATGGCGCTCGCCCTAGCCGGCCTCATCCTCTCCGAAACCCGCCGGAGAACACGATGA
- a CDS encoding biotin/lipoyl-containing protein: MKKVDFMLTAFRDGFQSVFGARVFSSDFLPVVEEAAAAGITHFEAGGGALFQAAYFYSNEDAFRVMDDFRRIAGNNANLQTLARGINVVGLDSQPRDIIKLHAQLMKKHGITTIRNFDALNDVNNLLYSGHCIAEAGLRHEITVTMMELPPGCVGHTVEFYESVLRRILDSGIPYDSLCFKDASGTSTPHKVYETIRMARKLVGGDTRIVFHSHETAGCSVLAYHAALEGGADQLDLSIAPLSGGTCQPDILTMWHALRGTQYDLGVDVKKIIKLEESLKEAMKDYFMPPEATQVNPLIPFFPMPGGALTANTQMLRDNGLMDKYQEVIAAMGEAVAKGGFGTSVTPVSQFYFQQAFNNVMFGPWKKIAEGYGKMVLGYFGRTPAEPDPEIVKIASEQLKLEPTTRSPLDINDENPAKGRKAAVAMLEANKLPVTDENIFIAASCSEKGIRFLKGEGTIGVRKIDRKKESAEKNAAGTAPKSDAMTVTVNGRSYAVKFSGNSATVNGRQYDFSVADGITAEQPVRQAAMGGTGGEFTEVHSTLPGAVIRILAKPGDQVQAGQLLLVLEAMKMETPVNAPATGVLAKLEVTEGQQVQSGALLAVIKG, translated from the coding sequence ATGAAAAAAGTAGATTTCATGTTGACGGCGTTCCGCGACGGCTTTCAGTCGGTGTTCGGAGCGCGGGTGTTCAGTTCGGATTTCCTTCCGGTGGTCGAAGAGGCCGCCGCGGCGGGAATCACCCACTTTGAAGCGGGCGGCGGCGCGCTGTTCCAGGCCGCCTATTTTTACAGCAATGAGGATGCGTTCCGGGTCATGGACGACTTTCGGCGCATCGCCGGGAACAATGCGAATCTTCAGACACTGGCGCGCGGCATCAACGTGGTCGGTCTCGACAGCCAGCCGCGCGACATCATCAAGCTGCACGCGCAGCTCATGAAGAAGCACGGCATTACGACCATCCGCAACTTCGACGCGCTGAACGACGTGAACAACCTTCTTTACAGCGGACACTGCATCGCCGAGGCGGGCCTCAGGCATGAGATCACCGTCACGATGATGGAGCTCCCGCCGGGATGTGTCGGCCATACGGTCGAATTCTATGAATCCGTGCTGCGGCGCATCCTCGACTCCGGCATTCCATATGATTCCCTCTGCTTCAAGGATGCATCGGGCACCTCGACGCCCCACAAGGTCTACGAGACGATCAGGATGGCGCGGAAACTCGTCGGCGGGGATACGCGGATCGTCTTCCACTCCCACGAGACGGCCGGCTGCAGCGTGCTGGCGTATCACGCCGCGCTCGAAGGCGGCGCGGACCAGCTCGACCTTTCGATCGCGCCGCTCTCGGGCGGCACCTGCCAGCCGGATATCCTGACCATGTGGCACGCGCTGCGCGGAACCCAGTACGATCTCGGCGTCGACGTGAAGAAGATCATCAAGCTCGAAGAGAGCCTCAAGGAGGCGATGAAGGATTACTTCATGCCGCCGGAAGCCACCCAGGTCAATCCGCTTATCCCGTTCTTCCCGATGCCGGGCGGCGCGCTGACCGCGAATACGCAGATGCTGCGCGACAACGGGCTTATGGACAAGTATCAGGAAGTCATCGCCGCGATGGGCGAAGCGGTTGCGAAGGGCGGCTTCGGCACGTCGGTCACGCCGGTCAGCCAGTTCTATTTCCAGCAGGCGTTCAACAACGTCATGTTCGGACCGTGGAAGAAGATCGCCGAGGGGTACGGCAAAATGGTGCTCGGCTACTTCGGCCGCACTCCGGCGGAGCCGGATCCGGAGATCGTGAAGATCGCTTCCGAGCAGTTGAAGCTCGAGCCGACCACCCGCAGCCCGCTCGACATCAACGACGAGAATCCGGCCAAGGGGCGCAAGGCCGCGGTCGCGATGCTCGAGGCGAACAAGCTGCCGGTCACCGACGAGAACATCTTCATCGCCGCGAGCTGCAGCGAGAAGGGCATCCGCTTCCTGAAAGGGGAGGGGACGATCGGCGTGCGCAAGATCGACCGGAAGAAGGAGTCCGCCGAGAAGAACGCCGCCGGAACCGCGCCGAAATCCGATGCGATGACGGTCACGGTCAACGGCAGGAGCTACGCCGTGAAGTTTTCCGGCAATTCCGCCACGGTCAACGGCAGGCAGTATGACTTCTCGGTCGCCGACGGAATCACGGCCGAACAGCCGGTCCGCCAGGCCGCGATGGGCGGGACCGGCGGAGAGTTCACCGAGGTTCACTCGACGCTTCCCGGCGCGGTGATCCGCATCCTTGCGAAGCCGGGCGACCAGGTTCAGGCCGGGCAGCTCCTGCTCGTGCTCGAAGCCATGAAGATGGAGACGCCGGTCAACGCGCCGGCGACCGGCGTTCTGGCGAAACTCGAAGTCACCGAAGGTCAGCAGGTTCAGTCCGGCGCTCTCCTTGCCGTGATCAAAGGCTGA
- a CDS encoding sodium ion-translocating decarboxylase subunit beta: MSNFLDLFQGFGVMAASDPVVVAVRIALVILGFVLVWLGRKGVLEPLLMIPMGLGMATINVSSMFFDPINMANKTPVDHTAINNLFLDSTISNNDHLMTLMQIDWLQPVYTLTFSNGLIACLIFIGIGSLLDVGFVMKRPYVSAIIALFAELGTLITLPLAAAWGYNLKDAASIALVGGADGPMVLFASLKLSPHLFVPITVVAYMYLGLAYGGFPYLVKFLIPKKLQSIEMPPDDPKLKITSGQKLTFAVVACVLLSFLFPVASPLFFSLFLGIAIRESGLDKFQYLVSEIVLYASTLTLGLLLGVLCEAKTIMDPKVLPLLIFGMAALGLSGVGGIIGGYFMYFVTGGKFNPVIGIAGVSCVPSTAKVAQKCVTKANPNAIIMHYALGVNIFGVITTAIIAAIYISLLQNY, from the coding sequence ATGAGTAATTTCCTCGATCTTTTTCAGGGATTCGGCGTGATGGCCGCCTCGGACCCGGTGGTGGTGGCCGTCCGGATCGCACTGGTGATTCTCGGCTTCGTCCTGGTCTGGCTCGGGCGCAAGGGGGTGCTCGAACCGCTGCTGATGATTCCGATGGGCCTCGGCATGGCCACGATCAACGTCTCTTCCATGTTCTTCGACCCGATCAACATGGCGAACAAGACCCCCGTGGACCATACCGCGATCAACAACCTGTTTCTCGACTCGACGATCAGCAACAACGATCACCTGATGACGCTCATGCAGATCGACTGGCTGCAGCCGGTCTACACGCTGACCTTCAGCAACGGCCTTATCGCCTGCCTGATCTTCATCGGCATCGGTTCGCTGCTTGACGTCGGCTTCGTCATGAAGCGGCCGTACGTCTCGGCGATCATCGCGCTCTTTGCGGAGCTCGGCACGCTGATCACGCTGCCGCTGGCCGCCGCCTGGGGCTACAACCTGAAGGACGCGGCGTCGATCGCGCTGGTCGGCGGCGCCGACGGCCCGATGGTGCTCTTCGCGTCGCTGAAGCTTTCGCCGCATCTCTTCGTGCCGATCACGGTTGTCGCCTACATGTATCTCGGGCTGGCCTACGGCGGGTTCCCGTATCTCGTGAAGTTCCTGATTCCGAAAAAGCTGCAGTCGATCGAAATGCCGCCGGACGATCCGAAACTGAAGATCACCAGCGGTCAGAAGCTGACCTTCGCGGTGGTGGCATGCGTGCTGCTGTCGTTCCTGTTCCCGGTCGCGTCGCCGCTCTTCTTTTCGCTGTTCCTCGGAATCGCGATCCGCGAATCGGGGCTGGACAAGTTCCAGTATCTGGTCAGCGAGATCGTGCTGTATGCGTCGACCCTGACGCTCGGACTGCTGCTCGGCGTCCTCTGTGAAGCCAAGACGATCATGGACCCGAAAGTGCTGCCGCTGCTGATCTTCGGCATGGCGGCGCTCGGGCTCTCCGGCGTCGGCGGCATCATCGGCGGGTATTTCATGTATTTCGTCACCGGCGGCAAGTTCAATCCGGTGATCGGCATCGCGGGCGTGAGCTGCGTGCCGTCCACCGCGAAGGTCGCGCAGAAATGCGTAACCAAGGCGAACCCGAATGCGATCATCATGCACTATGCGCTCGGGGTCAATATCTTCGGCGTAATCACGACGGCGATCATCGCGGCGATTTACATCAGTTTGCTGCAGAATTACTGA
- the secD gene encoding protein translocase subunit SecD has product MGGKHLKLRTIVIVAIIAVFAFSIYPLAPRDFYETFFKALKVKDDAVAAELVSDAKQLQAGRPDLNQAAALLEAAEAKKVDLVPLVSGRNLAGNADVIAMVRKEASGSIRLGLDLNGGVEFILELIPDKELLARFAEGGTAADREKMEKQITTEFNRYREQAIETLRKRLESQNIFESDITPFGARSVSLKAPITSRDEKDKLLSLIKMSCKLNFRLVHPESARLLANYDPATYLPPPGYEVLEEGGRTRARYLVARRPEMTGQSVSKAMPVRDQFGQIKIALEFNSKGAADFARVTGENLHRQLAIVLDDKLYCAPVIQSVITGGHAEISGSFSNEEAQQIADALSAGSFPFQIDVTAVYDTAPSMGADNVRNGIYAGILAAVLLTLFMCIYYFRAGAIACIALGANVVLILGAMAAFGATMTMPGIAGVILTLGMAVDANVLVFERMREELNAGKSLATAVDLGYEKAFSAVFDGNLTTLICALILMYFGSGPVKGFAVSLSIGIVSSMFTALCLTRLIFDYALKYGHWKTLKMCRFFKNPHFDFLGRRKWAFFGSGLLILASLIILEYKGTKMLGVDFTGGTRISYTYSEQVPVAELEKLLQPIDPNVRISYKSNPFARDNRKLEILIRDRSGTAESGAFSLNDRVTKLLNEKFPALKAADGQETTVGGLVGAETGKASVLAILLALLGMCIYISIRFELSFAVAGMLALLHDVIIAIGLYVAMGRELSLPVVAAVLTVIGYSINDTIVIFDRIREDSRLMPEKSFREIINIAINSTLSRTILTSVTTFLVVVVMFCFGGIVINDFVLVMMLGIVIGTYSSIFIASPLAAMWHRRIGAAKQ; this is encoded by the coding sequence ATGGGCGGAAAGCACCTGAAGCTGCGCACGATCGTGATTGTCGCGATCATTGCGGTATTTGCCTTCTCGATTTACCCGCTCGCACCGCGGGACTTTTACGAGACGTTCTTCAAGGCGTTGAAGGTCAAGGACGATGCGGTCGCAGCCGAGCTGGTTTCGGATGCAAAACAACTTCAGGCCGGCCGCCCTGACCTGAACCAGGCGGCGGCGCTCCTCGAGGCCGCCGAAGCGAAAAAGGTCGATCTCGTGCCGCTCGTCTCCGGGCGGAACCTCGCCGGCAACGCCGACGTGATCGCAATGGTCCGCAAGGAGGCGTCGGGCTCGATCCGGCTCGGACTCGACCTGAACGGCGGTGTCGAGTTCATTCTCGAGCTGATTCCCGACAAGGAGCTGCTCGCCAGATTCGCGGAGGGCGGCACCGCCGCCGACCGCGAGAAGATGGAAAAGCAGATCACCACGGAATTCAACCGCTACCGCGAACAGGCGATCGAGACCCTGCGCAAGCGGCTCGAATCGCAGAATATCTTCGAGTCGGACATCACGCCGTTCGGAGCGCGTTCGGTGTCGCTGAAGGCGCCGATCACTTCGCGCGACGAGAAGGATAAGCTTCTGTCGCTCATCAAGATGAGCTGCAAGTTGAACTTCCGCCTCGTCCACCCGGAGAGCGCGCGGCTGCTGGCGAACTACGACCCGGCCACCTATCTGCCGCCTCCCGGCTACGAGGTGCTCGAGGAAGGCGGCAGAACCCGCGCCCGCTACCTGGTCGCGCGCCGTCCGGAGATGACCGGGCAGTCCGTCTCGAAGGCGATGCCGGTCCGCGACCAGTTCGGCCAGATCAAAATCGCGCTCGAATTCAATTCGAAGGGGGCGGCGGATTTTGCGCGGGTCACCGGGGAGAATCTGCACCGCCAGCTCGCCATCGTGCTGGACGACAAGCTTTACTGCGCTCCGGTGATCCAGTCGGTCATCACCGGCGGACATGCTGAAATTTCCGGCTCGTTCTCAAACGAAGAGGCGCAGCAGATCGCGGACGCACTCAGCGCCGGCAGCTTCCCGTTCCAGATCGATGTGACCGCGGTTTACGACACCGCGCCGTCGATGGGGGCCGACAACGTCCGGAACGGCATTTACGCCGGCATTCTCGCCGCGGTGCTGCTGACGCTCTTCATGTGCATCTACTACTTCCGGGCCGGGGCGATCGCCTGCATCGCTCTCGGCGCGAATGTCGTGCTGATCCTCGGCGCGATGGCTGCGTTCGGGGCGACGATGACCATGCCCGGCATCGCCGGCGTGATTCTGACGCTCGGCATGGCGGTCGATGCGAACGTACTGGTCTTCGAACGCATGCGCGAGGAACTGAACGCCGGAAAGAGCCTGGCCACCGCGGTCGATCTCGGTTACGAGAAGGCATTTTCGGCCGTCTTTGACGGCAACCTCACCACGCTGATCTGTGCGCTGATCCTGATGTATTTCGGCAGCGGCCCCGTGAAGGGCTTCGCGGTCAGCCTCTCCATCGGCATCGTGTCGAGCATGTTCACCGCGCTCTGCCTGACCCGGCTGATCTTCGACTACGCGCTGAAGTACGGCCACTGGAAAACGCTGAAGATGTGCCGCTTCTTCAAGAATCCGCATTTCGATTTCCTCGGCAGGCGCAAGTGGGCCTTTTTCGGCTCGGGGCTGCTGATCCTGGCGAGCTTGATCATACTGGAGTATAAGGGTACGAAGATGCTCGGCGTCGATTTTACCGGCGGCACGCGCATCAGCTACACCTACTCCGAACAGGTTCCCGTCGCGGAGCTTGAGAAGCTCCTGCAGCCGATCGACCCGAATGTGCGGATCAGCTACAAGTCGAACCCGTTCGCCCGCGACAACCGCAAGCTCGAAATCCTGATCCGCGACCGCAGCGGGACGGCGGAGAGCGGAGCGTTTTCGCTGAACGACCGGGTCACGAAGCTGCTGAATGAGAAATTCCCGGCCCTGAAAGCCGCGGACGGGCAGGAAACCACCGTCGGCGGACTGGTCGGCGCGGAGACCGGCAAGGCGTCGGTTCTGGCGATTCTGCTCGCGCTGCTCGGCATGTGCATCTACATCTCGATCCGCTTTGAGCTGTCGTTCGCGGTGGCGGGCATGCTTGCGCTGCTGCACGACGTGATCATCGCGATCGGGCTCTATGTCGCCATGGGCCGTGAGCTTTCGCTGCCGGTCGTGGCTGCGGTGCTGACCGTCATCGGTTATTCGATCAACGACACGATCGTGATCTTCGACCGCATCCGCGAGGATTCGCGGCTCATGCCGGAGAAGAGCTTCCGTGAAATCATCAACATCGCGATCAACAGCACCCTGAGCCGGACGATCCTGACCAGCGTCACGACCTTCCTGGTGGTGGTGGTCATGTTCTGCTTCGGCGGCATCGTCATCAACGACTTCGTGTTGGTCATGATGCTCGGCATCGTGATCGGGACCTATTCGTCGATCTTCATCGCGAGTCCGCTCGCGGCGATGTGGCACCGCAGGATCGGAGCGGCGAAGCAATGA
- a CDS encoding Na/Pi symporter, producing MKKRGIFASVLLLAALFLLLPGCSREAEGRQVDSIKVLQGDGQVGLPGRPFGSELVLELLDVDGVPVPGAEVRVQAARNSDLPVPAERFRADAGGVVRIPVSAGKVLGDNYLEIIPVGAENRSRSCRFVTGLEIDGGRQQGAAGSTLDRPISVRVVDADGVPVAGQPVYFGIVNAPEGGAARLSDEVAATDSSGVARTRVTLGSGTGGYEVEVKPTGPDGRLLTRGVTVEVMGLNLPNLLISAFAGLAIFIFGMHLMSDGLQKTAGEKMKTIIRLFARNRFVGLLAGAGVTAVIQSSSATTVMVIGFINAGLLNLAQSIGIIFGTNIGTTVTAQIVSFNVSTLAMPAIIAGLLLFFIPYRNCRGIGETVLGFGFLFYGMVLMSDELTRIADFPTVTRLFSHFDCTPLDGVMPFGAVIGALCIGLVVTMIIQSSSASTGIIIALGAGGLINLYTAMPLVLGANIGTTVTAQLAAIPANRVAKQAALAHTLFNVAGTLIMLVFFYVPWGATEVPVFFHIVDAITPGDAFSAIPQNVPRHIANAHTLFNVFTAVILLPFVMPLAHVCERLIPAKRKIKYTSLDPYLLENPPIALHQTVTRLRTMTRSAWSVFEKTMRDTVLNGGYDAEKREEYRKRESKIDRMQEEITAYLVQLAQRELTLPQSRMIPVLTHCANDAERLADYAELVLKEAARLAERREKFSKKSEKELRTLFDLTGRMASKVLAALEKGDEEPAGEARELGREIRQQVSRMVNAYPGNLRKGSFNVESGIIFLSLAGIFRQAAERLDNIAVRASSLTRYEWEERK from the coding sequence ATGAAGAAACGAGGCATTTTCGCATCCGTCCTTCTGCTGGCCGCGCTTTTCCTGCTGCTGCCGGGTTGTTCGCGCGAGGCGGAGGGGCGGCAGGTCGATTCGATCAAAGTCCTGCAGGGCGACGGACAGGTCGGTCTGCCGGGCCGGCCGTTCGGTTCCGAGCTCGTGCTTGAGCTGCTGGATGTGGACGGCGTACCGGTTCCGGGTGCGGAAGTCCGGGTGCAGGCCGCCCGGAATTCCGATCTTCCGGTTCCGGCGGAGCGTTTCAGGGCGGACGCCGGAGGTGTCGTGCGGATTCCGGTCTCCGCCGGGAAGGTGCTCGGCGACAACTATCTGGAAATCATTCCCGTCGGAGCGGAGAACCGGTCGCGGAGCTGCCGTTTCGTCACCGGCCTCGAGATCGACGGCGGCCGGCAGCAGGGAGCCGCCGGCAGTACGCTCGACCGGCCGATCTCGGTCCGCGTCGTTGATGCGGACGGTGTTCCGGTTGCGGGGCAGCCGGTCTACTTCGGCATCGTGAACGCTCCGGAGGGGGGGGCGGCGCGGTTGTCGGACGAAGTTGCGGCGACCGATTCCTCCGGTGTGGCCCGGACCCGGGTCACGCTCGGCAGCGGCACCGGCGGATATGAGGTCGAGGTCAAGCCGACCGGCCCGGACGGGCGGCTGCTGACCCGCGGCGTGACCGTTGAGGTCATGGGCCTCAACCTCCCGAACCTTCTGATCAGCGCGTTTGCCGGGTTGGCGATTTTCATCTTCGGCATGCACCTGATGAGCGACGGCCTCCAGAAGACCGCCGGGGAGAAGATGAAAACGATCATCCGGCTCTTCGCCCGGAACCGTTTCGTCGGGCTGCTGGCCGGGGCGGGCGTCACCGCCGTGATCCAGTCCTCCAGCGCGACGACGGTCATGGTGATCGGCTTCATCAACGCGGGGCTGCTGAACCTCGCCCAGTCGATCGGCATCATTTTCGGCACGAACATCGGCACGACCGTCACGGCGCAGATCGTTTCGTTCAACGTCTCGACGCTTGCAATGCCGGCGATCATCGCCGGGCTGCTGCTCTTCTTCATCCCGTACCGGAACTGCCGCGGCATCGGGGAAACCGTGCTCGGCTTCGGTTTCCTCTTCTACGGCATGGTGCTGATGAGCGACGAACTGACCCGTATCGCGGATTTCCCGACGGTCACGCGGCTCTTCTCGCACTTCGACTGCACGCCGCTTGACGGCGTCATGCCGTTCGGAGCGGTCATCGGAGCGCTCTGCATCGGGCTGGTGGTCACGATGATCATCCAGTCGAGCTCGGCTTCGACCGGCATCATCATCGCGCTCGGCGCGGGCGGACTCATCAACCTCTATACCGCGATGCCGCTCGTGCTCGGCGCGAACATCGGCACGACCGTGACGGCGCAGCTCGCGGCGATTCCGGCCAACCGGGTCGCGAAGCAGGCGGCGCTCGCGCATACGCTCTTCAACGTGGCCGGCACGCTGATCATGCTTGTGTTTTTCTACGTTCCGTGGGGAGCGACCGAGGTGCCGGTCTTCTTCCACATCGTGGATGCGATCACGCCCGGAGACGCGTTCTCGGCGATTCCGCAGAACGTTCCGCGCCACATTGCGAACGCCCACACGCTGTTCAACGTGTTCACGGCCGTGATTTTGCTGCCGTTCGTCATGCCGCTCGCCCATGTCTGCGAGCGGCTGATTCCCGCGAAGCGGAAGATCAAGTATACGAGCCTCGACCCGTATCTGCTTGAAAATCCGCCGATCGCGCTGCACCAGACCGTCACCCGGCTGCGCACCATGACCCGCAGCGCCTGGAGCGTTTTCGAGAAAACCATGCGCGACACCGTGCTGAACGGCGGCTACGACGCCGAAAAGCGCGAGGAGTACCGCAAGCGCGAAAGCAAGATCGACCGCATGCAGGAGGAGATTACCGCCTACCTTGTCCAGCTCGCCCAGCGCGAGCTGACGCTGCCCCAGTCGCGGATGATTCCGGTGCTGACCCACTGCGCGAACGACGCGGAACGTCTGGCCGATTACGCGGAGCTGGTTCTGAAGGAGGCGGCCCGGCTGGCCGAACGGCGCGAGAAGTTTTCGAAAAAGTCCGAGAAGGAGCTCAGAACCCTGTTCGACCTGACCGGCCGCATGGCTTCGAAGGTCCTTGCCGCCCTTGAAAAAGGGGACGAGGAGCCGGCCGGAGAGGCCCGGGAGCTCGGGCGTGAAATCCGCCAGCAGGTCAGCCGCATGGTGAACGCCTATCCCGGCAATCTCCGCAAAGGCTCCTTCAATGTCGAAAGCGGTATCATCTTTCTCTCGCTGGCCGGAATTTTCCGCCAGGCGGCCGAACGGCTGGACAACATCGCCGTCCGTGCCTCCTCGCTCACCCGTTATGAGTGGGAGGAGCGCAAATAG
- a CDS encoding sialate O-acetylesterase, protein MKLSEKFALYRVFTSHMVLQRERPIVISGTAEPGKAVEVAFAGRSRNAVAGPDGEWSAEFPAMEAGGPHMLTVSGAAGSAPVVLEDILIGEVWMCTGQSNMEMPVFSENPFFRTLNAEEELRHADYPRIRLYNSMLTRRLAPEGPLTDEAGFGWQVCNAETAADFSACGYFFGRQLLKDLDVPIGLIATAWGGTDIAAWISREKFEAVRWQPFYDSPDEQERIWNTLKTADNFKALLSWLERFDACGKAAPECLAPEFDDSGWKPCPGATAVLPRPGRYVCRLSFELPAEFAGRELELKLGIINDVDATFFNEEAVGSTGVETPAYWSAERKYTVPGRCVRAGRNCIAVVADDHYGAGLVNVQELEFTAPGLAFKVRPECRIDTVFTLPADFPARPDVPSVGANRCPGGPNYPSTLFNAMLNPWFRYAVRGTIWYQGCHNNGEFTYYPLHKMLIDDLREHWHDPEMPFLLVQLAAFLEHSPENRREDAEAEAVPFAEFSPYALTREIQAEMPRARKQVGMIVSFDRGDHSDIHPRDKQTLGFRLARKAEHMVYGRETVCDGPEFAGFRQEGRQLRVFFRNVGSGLATSDGKAPAGFVLGDRSGFLAPAEAAIDGDTVVLSSDGIPEPQRVRYAFTGYCRVNLMNKEGFPAVPFRSDKLDYSGMFADLP, encoded by the coding sequence ATGAAGCTCTCCGAGAAATTCGCATTGTACCGGGTATTCACTTCGCACATGGTTCTTCAGCGGGAACGGCCGATCGTCATTTCCGGCACCGCGGAGCCGGGAAAAGCGGTCGAAGTCGCCTTTGCAGGCCGGAGCCGGAATGCCGTCGCCGGGCCGGACGGCGAATGGAGCGCCGAATTCCCCGCGATGGAGGCCGGCGGTCCGCACATGTTGACCGTGAGCGGGGCGGCGGGGAGCGCGCCGGTCGTTCTGGAGGATATCCTGATCGGCGAAGTCTGGATGTGCACCGGCCAGTCCAATATGGAGATGCCGGTTTTTTCGGAGAATCCTTTTTTCCGGACCCTGAATGCCGAAGAGGAGCTCAGGCATGCGGATTATCCGCGGATCCGGCTTTACAACTCCATGCTGACCCGCCGGCTGGCGCCGGAGGGGCCGCTGACGGACGAGGCCGGTTTCGGCTGGCAGGTCTGCAATGCGGAGACGGCGGCGGACTTTTCGGCCTGCGGCTACTTTTTCGGCCGGCAGCTGCTGAAGGACCTCGATGTTCCGATCGGCCTGATCGCCACGGCCTGGGGCGGCACCGACATCGCCGCATGGATCTCCCGGGAGAAATTCGAGGCGGTGCGCTGGCAGCCGTTTTACGACTCTCCGGACGAGCAGGAGCGCATCTGGAATACGTTGAAAACGGCTGACAATTTCAAAGCGCTGCTCAGCTGGCTCGAGCGTTTTGACGCCTGCGGAAAAGCCGCTCCGGAGTGCCTGGCTCCGGAGTTCGACGACTCCGGCTGGAAACCGTGTCCCGGGGCGACCGCGGTTCTTCCCCGGCCCGGTCGTTATGTCTGCCGCCTGAGTTTCGAGCTGCCGGCGGAGTTTGCCGGCCGGGAGCTTGAGCTGAAGCTCGGCATCATCAACGATGTCGATGCGACCTTCTTCAACGAGGAGGCGGTCGGTTCGACCGGGGTGGAGACTCCGGCTTACTGGAGTGCCGAGCGGAAATACACGGTTCCGGGCCGCTGTGTGCGGGCCGGCCGGAACTGCATCGCCGTGGTGGCGGACGATCATTACGGCGCCGGGCTGGTCAACGTTCAGGAGCTGGAATTCACCGCGCCCGGACTGGCCTTCAAAGTTCGGCCGGAGTGCCGGATCGACACGGTGTTCACTCTCCCGGCCGATTTCCCGGCGCGCCCGGATGTGCCGTCCGTCGGCGCCAACCGCTGTCCGGGCGGACCGAACTACCCGTCCACGCTGTTCAACGCGATGCTGAACCCGTGGTTCCGTTATGCCGTCCGGGGTACGATCTGGTATCAGGGGTGCCACAACAACGGCGAATTCACCTATTATCCGCTGCACAAGATGCTGATCGACGATCTGCGCGAGCACTGGCACGATCCCGAAATGCCGTTTCTGCTGGTCCAGCTGGCGGCGTTCCTGGAGCATTCGCCGGAGAACCGCCGGGAGGACGCCGAGGCTGAAGCGGTGCCGTTTGCCGAATTTTCTCCATATGCTCTCACCCGCGAAATTCAGGCGGAGATGCCGCGCGCCCGGAAACAGGTCGGCATGATCGTCTCATTCGACCGGGGCGACCATTCGGATATCCATCCGCGCGACAAGCAGACGCTCGGGTTCCGGCTGGCCAGGAAGGCGGAGCATATGGTTTACGGTCGGGAGACGGTCTGCGACGGCCCGGAATTCGCCGGTTTCCGGCAGGAGGGCAGGCAGCTCCGGGTCTTCTTCCGCAACGTCGGCTCCGGCCTGGCGACGAGCGATGGGAAGGCGCCGGCCGGCTTTGTTCTGGGCGACCGCTCCGGCTTTCTGGCGCCGGCGGAGGCCGCGATCGACGGCGACACGGTTGTGCTGAGCAGCGACGGAATCCCGGAGCCGCAGCGGGTGCGCTATGCGTTCACCGGCTACTGCCGGGTAAATCTCATGAACAAAGAGGGGTTCCCGGCTGTGCCGTTCCGTTCCGACAAGCTCGATTACAGCGGGATGTTCGCCGATCTGCCGTAA